The nucleotide sequence TATTCCCGTTTATTGTCTACGGAAGAAGCAGCAACTTGTTTATCGGATGTTCGCTTAGGCATTGATTTAAAAATGATCGAAGATATGGACATGTCCATTTTGAATGAATTGATGATTTTTATGCAGCCGGCTTTTCTTCAGCAATATGCCGGGAAACCGCTGCAGCCCAAAGAACGTGATGTTGCCCGCGCGAAATTATTCCGCGAGCGTTTGAATAAAGAAAAAGCAACCCATGAAGGAGAGGAATTCGCATGATGTTTAATCGATTTACACAACGCGCACAAAAAGTGCTTCAATTAGCTCAAGAAGAAGCTATTCGCATGAAACATGAATCAATTGGAACAGAGCATATTTTGCTTGGTTTAATTCGTGAAGGCGGCGGTATTGCTGCTAAAGCTCTAGAGGCTATCGAAGTTAATACGCAATTGATCGAAGAAGGCGTTAAAGAACTGGTGGGAGTCGGCGAAAAAGATGTCGGCCCGATCGTTCACTATACACCTCGTGCTAAAAAAGTTATTGAACTGTCTGTAGATGAGTCCCGCAAATTGGGCCATTCTTATATCGGCACTGAGCATTTACTGCTTGCGTTGATCCGTGAAGGTGAAGGCGTAGCGGCACGTGTATTAGGCAATGCAGGCGTCAGCTTGAATAAAGCGCGTCAGCAAGTCTTGCAATTGTTAGGCAGCAATGAGCAGGCGTCTACTGGTAGCAGCCCAAATGCTTCTGCCAACACGCCGACTTTAGATGGTTTAGCTCGCGATTTGACACAAGTGGCACGTGAAGGAAGCTTGGATCCGGTTATCGGAAGAAGCCAGGAAATCACCCGTGTTATTGAAGTATTAAGCCGCCGTACGAAAAACAACCCGGTCTTGATCGGTGAGCCAGGGGTTGGTAAGACAGCGATTGCTGAAGGGTTGGCCCAGCAAATCGTCAACAATGAAGTGCCGGAAACTTTACGCGACAAACGTGTGATGGTATTGGATATGGGAACTGTGGTTGCAGGCACCAAATACCGCGGGGAATTTGAAGATCGCCTGAAAAAAGTGATGGACGAAATTCGCCAAGCCGGCAATGTCATTCTCTTTATCGATGAGTTGCATACATTGATCGGTGCAGGTGGAGCAGAAGGTGCGATTGACGCATCAAACATCTTGAAACCTTCTCTTTCACGCGGTGAATTGCAATGTATCGGCGCTACAACATTAGATGAATACCGTAAATACATTGAAAAAGACGCAGCTCTTGAACGACGCTTCCAGCCGATTCAAGTAGACGAGCCATCAGTAGACGAAACAATCTTGATCATCAGAGGGCTACGCGACCGTTACGAAGCGCATCACCGGGTGAAAATTACGGATGAAGCGATTGAAGCGGCAGCAAAAATGTCGGACCGTTACATTTCAGACCGTTTCTTGCCGGATAAAGCGATTGACTTGATCGATGAAGCAGGTTCTAAAGTAAGACTTCGTTCATATACCACTCCACCAGATTTGAAAGAGCTTGAAGCAAAACTGGATGCAGCCCGTTCTGAGAAAAATGAAGCGGTGCAAAGCCAAGAGTTTGAAAAGGCAGCTTCTTTGCGCGATGCTGAACAAAAATTAAAAGATCAATTAGATAAAACGAAAAAAGAATGGAAAGAAAAGCAAGGCAAAGAAGAATCTGAAGTAACAGTCGAAGACATTGCAAAAGTGGTCTCTATGTGGACTGGCATTCCGGTTTCCAAACTAGCGCAAACCGAGTCTGAGAAACTATTGAACTTGGAAGAAATTCTTCATAACCGCGTAATTGGTCAGGAAGAAGCGGTAACATCGATTTCCAAAGCGATTCGCCGCGCGCGTGCCGGATTGAAAGATCCGAAACGTCCAATTGGTTCATTCATCTTCCTCGGGCCTACTGGTGTTGGTAAAACAGAACTTGCCCGTGCGCTTGCTGAATCGATGTTCGGCGATGAAGACGCAATGATCCGTATTGATATGTCCGAGTACATGGAAAGACATTCGACGTCACGCCTTGTCGGATCGCCTCCAGGTTATGTCGGTTATGAAGAAGGCGGCCAGCTGACTGAAAAAGTCCGCAGAAAACCTTATTCCGTCGTCTTGCTGGATGAAATTGAAAAAGCGCATCCGGATGTCTTCAACATTCTTTTACAAGTGCTTGAAGATGGCCGTTTGACAGACTCCAAAGGACGCAGAGTCGATTTCCGCAATACCGTGATTATCATGACTTCAAACGTTGGTGCTGAAGAGCTGAAATACAACAAATACGTTGGTTTCAACTTGGAAGATGCGAAAACGGATTACAAAGACATGAAAGGCAAAATGTTGGCTGAGTTGAAAAAAGCCTTCCGCCCTGAGTTCTTGAACCGTATCGATGACATGATCGTGTTCCACTCACTTGAAAGAGAGAACTTGAGAGAGATTGTGAACTTGATGTCGAAACAATTGACGGATCGTTTAAAAGAGCAAAACATCGATTTGGAATTGACAGAAGCAGCGCT is from Planococcus liqunii and encodes:
- the clpC gene encoding ATP-dependent protease ATP-binding subunit ClpC, with amino-acid sequence MMFNRFTQRAQKVLQLAQEEAIRMKHESIGTEHILLGLIREGGGIAAKALEAIEVNTQLIEEGVKELVGVGEKDVGPIVHYTPRAKKVIELSVDESRKLGHSYIGTEHLLLALIREGEGVAARVLGNAGVSLNKARQQVLQLLGSNEQASTGSSPNASANTPTLDGLARDLTQVAREGSLDPVIGRSQEITRVIEVLSRRTKNNPVLIGEPGVGKTAIAEGLAQQIVNNEVPETLRDKRVMVLDMGTVVAGTKYRGEFEDRLKKVMDEIRQAGNVILFIDELHTLIGAGGAEGAIDASNILKPSLSRGELQCIGATTLDEYRKYIEKDAALERRFQPIQVDEPSVDETILIIRGLRDRYEAHHRVKITDEAIEAAAKMSDRYISDRFLPDKAIDLIDEAGSKVRLRSYTTPPDLKELEAKLDAARSEKNEAVQSQEFEKAASLRDAEQKLKDQLDKTKKEWKEKQGKEESEVTVEDIAKVVSMWTGIPVSKLAQTESEKLLNLEEILHNRVIGQEEAVTSISKAIRRARAGLKDPKRPIGSFIFLGPTGVGKTELARALAESMFGDEDAMIRIDMSEYMERHSTSRLVGSPPGYVGYEEGGQLTEKVRRKPYSVVLLDEIEKAHPDVFNILLQVLEDGRLTDSKGRRVDFRNTVIIMTSNVGAEELKYNKYVGFNLEDAKTDYKDMKGKMLAELKKAFRPEFLNRIDDMIVFHSLERENLREIVNLMSKQLTDRLKEQNIDLELTEAALEKVAQEGYDPEYGARPLRRALQKHVEDRLSEELLKGTAIAGQRIVFDVEDDDFVVRTKEPIATETK